Below is a window of Ignavibacteriales bacterium DNA.
ATTTAAACCGGCATATTTTATAAAATCACTTTCGGAATTAATGATTACAAAAATTAAAATCGTTGTAATAAATCTAACCGAAACAGAAATTATTAAAATATATTTCATCCGCTCAATACCCTGATAAAACCAGAGAGGGAACAATGCTGTACCAAGCACACTGAAAAATGAGACAATAAATAAGATTAAATTTTCCTTAAAGATTGGAACAGTTAAAACAATAATAAAAAATATTACACTTGATAAAACAAAAAGCAACATTTTAATGGTAAACACTGATGAAAATATTTCTGAAACACTTTTCGTATTTTCTCTGTTAACTGATATTTCCTGAGTTGCGGAAAGATTGAAACCGTAATCGGTTAAGATTGTAAAATAAGTCGCAAATGCCGTTGCAAAATTTACCAATCCATATTTTTCCGGTCCCAAAACCCGGACTAAATATGGCAGAGTAATTATTGGGAAAATGTAATTTGATATTTGAAGGATAGATAGCGATGTAAAGTTTTTAAATAAAACCTGATTGGATTGTATTTTTTGAAATATGTGTTTCAAAATATTTGTTGTATTATTTTTTAAGCCAGATTTCAGGATTTACATTTTGTCGTCCGCTCCAAACTTCAAAATGCAAAATATTTCCCTCAACACTCTCGCCCACTTTGGCAATCACTCCGCCTGTTTTAAGTTTATCACCTTCCTTAACAAACACTTCCGCAAGATGCCCATAAACAGTTCTGTAATTTCCTTTATGACTTACAATTAAAACTGTACCGTAGCCCGGCAGCCATTCCACAGCAGAAACAACACCTTCAGCAACACATCTAACACTCATATCGCCGCTGGCTCTTAAATCAATTCCATAATTTACAGTTAGAGTTTTTAATTTTGGGTTAAGTGATTCACCAAATTTTCTAACAACTTTAGATTTAGAGATTGGCCAGTTTAGTTTTCCCTTTAACTCATCAAATGATGTGAACTTTGATGTTGAAAGATCAAAAGGATAATCTTTTGTTTCAATTTCCTTTTTTGTTTTTGTTTCTTTGGAAACTACCGTTTCTTTATTTTTTAATTTTAACGCTTCTTCCTCTTCTCTTTTACGTTTTGCCTCAGCTTCTTCAACCATTTTAACAATCAAGTCTCTTATTTTCTGCTCTGATTTTCTTTTATCGCTAACACTTTTAGCAATTTTCTTCTTGTCTTTTTTTATTTCCGCAAGAATTGATTTTTGATCTTTTAATTTTGCAGAAAGTGATTTTTCTTCAACTTCCTTTTGTTTTGATAATTCCTGCTTTTCTTTTTTCTCTATGATGAGTTTTTCTTTTGCCTTTATAAGCTCTTTTTTATTTTCTTCAAGCTTAACAAGATCTTTTTGTCGACTAACTGAAAATCTTTTTAGATATTCCAATCTTACAACAGCCTGCTGAAATGAATTTGCATCAAGAATAGTTTCCAGTTCAGTATGCGTGCCATTTTTATAAGTTGCTGTAACGTACTTTGCATAATTTTTTTGCAGTATGTCAATTTCATTTTCAATAGAGGCGATGTTTGATATACTTTTATTTATTTCAATTTCTTTTTGTTCTTCTTCTCGGCGAAGATTGGTAAGAAGTTTATTTACAAGAAAATTTTGTTTGCTGATATTATCAAGATCTTCTAATGTTTTTTTTCTTTTTTTTTTTTTGTGCAAGTTCATTTTCAAGACGAGAAATTTCATCCTTTAATTTATTCAGTTCTTCCTTGCGAGTATCTATTTGGCTGGTTTGAGCGTATGATTCTAAAGTAAAAGTGAGAAATGAAACGAACAGGATGTAAAAAACTAATTTTACCATTTTATGATTGTGGCATCATCCGGAATTTTAAAATCTATAAAAATACTATTCTTGTTTACACTAATCTTTTTATAATCAATACTGATCTTCTGTTCATCTTTTTTATTTTCTATGGCGATCTTATAAGGCACGGCAACGTTTTCCAACAATTCAAAATCAGAATATTTTCCTTGCAGCATCAAAGCATCATCTAACCCAAAAAGCTGATATTCAGTAATTCCCAATTGTCTTACATCAACTTTATAAATAGTTTTATTTGTGCGTGCGGAATCGAGATAAGTAAGTAC
It encodes the following:
- a CDS encoding peptidoglycan DD-metalloendopeptidase family protein, translating into MHKKKKRKKTLEDLDNISKQNFLVNKLLTNLRREEEQKEIEINKSISNIASIENEIDILQKNYAKYVTATYKNGTHTELETILDANSFQQAVVRLEYLKRFSVSRQKDLVKLEENKKELIKAKEKLIIEKKEKQELSKQKEVEEKSLSAKLKDQKSILAEIKKDKKKIAKSVSDKRKSEQKIRDLIVKMVEEAEAKRKREEEEALKLKNKETVVSKETKTKKEIETKDYPFDLSTSKFTSFDELKGKLNWPISKSKVVRKFGESLNPKLKTLTVNYGIDLRASGDMSVRCVAEGVVSAVEWLPGYGTVLIVSHKGNYRTVYGHLAEVFVKEGDKLKTGGVIAKVGESVEGNILHFEVWSGRQNVNPEIWLKK